TGGCCCACACGGCGATAAAAGAGGAGAAATACCATGCGCACCGATGACCTGATCGCACAATTAGCTGCTGCTGGCGCTCGTCCGCCACTTCCATCTCCCGCAAAAACCATCACTTACTGGGTAGGCGGGCTGGGGCTCTATTTCTTGGTGCTCATTTTTTGGCATGGCGCACGACCTGATTTGGCCGAAAAACTCCAACAAACGCTCTTCTGGGGCGAGCTGACGATTATGCTTGCCATCACCACCAGCGCTCTGTGGGTTGCCGGATGGCTCGCGCTCCCCGATGGCGTGGATAGCCGTTGGAAACGGTTGCTACCACTGTTACCACTTATCTTACTTGCGGGAACGCTTCTCTACGCCACCACCGCGCCCGATGCTCTGAGCCTGAGCGAGTGCCTACGCAATCACCATTTCGATTGTCTGGCGCGCGTTCTCTTGTACGCCATCCTCCCAGCACTTTGGATGACCGTGGCAATTCGTCGGGGCGCACCCACAAAACCACGCTGGGCCGGAGCAATGATCGGCCTCGCCGCTACTTCCGGTGGCTATATCCTGCTACGCATTACCGAAGCCAGCGACGAT
This Chrysiogenes arsenatis DSM 11915 DNA region includes the following protein-coding sequences:
- a CDS encoding NrsF family protein, producing MRTDDLIAQLAAAGARPPLPSPAKTITYWVGGLGLYFLVLIFWHGARPDLAEKLQQTLFWGELTIMLAITTSALWVAGWLALPDGVDSRWKRLLPLLPLILLAGTLLYATTAPDALSLSECLRNHHFDCLARVLLYAILPALWMTVAIRRGAPTKPRWAGAMIGLAATSGGYILLRITEASDDPTQLIVWHFFPVILLTLLGGAFGRSLFAAVWKKKNHKIP